Genomic window (Alnus glutinosa chromosome 9, dhAlnGlut1.1, whole genome shotgun sequence):
GCTCCCCCCAACCCTCAACAACATGCCTACGGCTGAAGTGATGCCTGAGAAAACCCTTCAGAGGATCCACCTCATAAGCAAAGAGAAAGCCTCTCCCTCCCCAAAAAGGTTAtggttatgtatatatatatatatatatatatttccttcacttctgatctttttctttttctttttcttagtaTGCAAAAGAATACAACATAAACGTGAAGGTGCAGAACCTGATCGATCCAGAGAAGCTAAAGattgtcattttcttttgatcCGTACTTTATTGTTATAGGTTGGACGGAAAGGTGGCAATTATAACAGGCGGTGCTAGAGGGATTGGAGAGGCAACTGTGAGACTCTTCGCGAAACATGGAGCCCAGGTGGTCGTTGCGGACGTCGAGGATGTCGCCGGTCTTGTTCTAGCCAAATCATTGTCCCCTTCAGCGACCTACATACACTGTAATGTAAGCAAAGAAGAGGACGTTAAGAGCTTGATCAACTCAACAGTTTCCCAGTATGGCCGGCTTGACATTCTTTTCAACAATGCCGGAGTTCTTGGAAGCCAATCAAAGCACGACAAGAGCATCATTGATTTTGATGCAGAAGAATTTGATCATATCATGCGAGTTAATGTAAGAGGAACAGTTCTGGGGATGAAACATGCGGCTAGAGTCATGGTGCCTAGAAGAAGCGGGTGCATCATCTCCACGGCTAGCGTAGCCGGTCTCATGGGAGGGCTTGGACCTCATGCTTATACAGCCTCGAAGCATGCCGTTGTAGGACTAACAAAGAATGTAGCTTGTGAACTTGGCAGGCATGGTATTCGTGTTAATTGTATCTCTCCATTTGGCGTGGCGACTTCCATGCTTATTAATGCGTGGAAGGGTTGCGAGGAAGATgatgatcatgatcatgatcaGGAATATTGCACGAAAGTAGGCCTACCTTGTGGGGAAGAAGTTGAGAAGATGGAGGAACATGTGAGAGGCCTAGCCAATTTGAAGGGTGCTACTCTAAAAGCTAAGGATATAGCTGAGGCTGCTCTTTATCTTGCAAGTGAGGAGTCCAAATACGTAAGTGGTCATAACCTTGTCATCGATGGTGGATTTACCACCTGCAAAAATTGTGTAGGCTTGTAGCAGCAAGATCTGTTAATGCTTATCATTTGTAATTTAATTGGCTCGGAAGTTGTGCCCaagaagcaatatatatattgatctttTATGTCGGTTATAATCCGGATTTTCCATCAATTTGTTTAATGGATTATATATTGAAAGACCCTTATGATCGAGATCCACCTATTTAAGTACTTGGACAAGTTGTCCAAGATATTTCCAGACAAGTTGAGCTAGTTTTATAGAAACTTTTTCATATTTACTGtttaaataactaaaaattctGATAACAAAATTGCTAATCAATACCTCTATCCATTCAAATTCATTGGTACTTCAATTATCTGCTTTATATAGcttcttctctgttttttttttttttttttttttttttttgagaattcgTTAAATGCATTAATTTAATTAGTACTATGTCAGCTATCATCACTCGGAACCATGACATGAACAATATTGGAACTTTTTTGTTATAGTTAAATGATTCATCTATCTTCTATCGATCTATACCACAACCGATTCCGCTAATTAATCCCCAACTTAAAAGATCAAATGGGCGAGATCAATTTGGATCTAATCAAGATTTGGGTGGTGAAATATGAGATGTTGGTCAAAAAGATCGAGTTCCAGGATAGTGTTGTATGTCATGTAATACTCATCATATTAGCAATAGATGGTGTGCAATTTTAATAAGGGCGAAGATGCAATGgatcatgatgaaatgttcaGATTATAATTTACAGATTTAATAGCGTATATGTTGTCACAGATCATGACCGCCCTCTTCATTTCATATAAGATGGAGAACTATTTGATGGTCCAAATTAGATTTTATAGATCTAATGGTGTGTATGTTGCCATATACGATAAATATattgtcatattatttaaatttttaaatgatatggtACCGTGTAAACTGTTAAATGCAACAAAGCAAAATCTATATCGTAAAATGATTCATCTCTATTTCATTAAAATGGAGAAGATTCTATTCCCATCACATGGTGAATATGTATGtacaaatacaataaaataaaatctaaactaCAAAAATACGCGGAATAtattctctccatttcactgCCGATCCAATGGTTTTAAAAAGTGGCATgcacacaatatatatatttatgcttACCTGCTAAGGACTCGCACAAATGTTAAGATCAGTTGGCTACTTGTCTTCACAAAACTAATGCAAGTTGGTTAAGTATATTAGTTTATGAGTTCCAAGCCTAGCCTGTTCAGTGTCGTTCACTTCACAATGCCCATTAATTTATGGTTCGAACAGGAATACCGACGATCAAAGTGAGTTGGAACTGCAGCTAGAACACAGAGCACGACGACACCACTTGCATGATTTGTTCAGTATTATTCGATCGTGCCAATCCTATTTATCGCTACAGTACATAAGCTAGCAGACGCGGTGCCAGCCTTTTTTTTATGCAAGGGGAATCGCAAATTAAGGTGACTCCACACGTACGACAGGCCAGAAATTCATCAGCGATCATGAACGGTCTACGTGAAGGAAGACCCTGGCCTGTATATTCCACTTTGACTCTGAACTGACTTTGGTACGTAGTCTGTAGTCTGTGCCCATTCTAGCTAGTATTGTACACCTAGCAACGTTCCATCCAAGATCATTGTGGATTGAGATCATTTTAAATGCACGGTCAAGGTATTCCCGGTGCAATACCTTAGGTATTATACCAGCACAATACCTTTTATTAGGTCGTCCTTTCATTCTAAATGGACGATCCAAAATATATGACAACAAATACCTTAGGTAGCATGAGTGACTGTTGCGGCATGTTGGGGTGGTTAAACTATTTGTTTGGGTGGTTCAGCCGCCCTAAAGGATGATTCGAAGGTGGACGAACCACTCTCTTTAGGCAAGGGAATAATTTTGCCACTCCTAATGGTTGGTTCGAGATGGCCGAGCCCTCTTTTGCCAAATTAGGGGTGGTTCGATGGGCACCCAAACTACCTTCTTTCTtagtcttatttttttaatttgctatAACGATCTGGACCATCCATTTTAAATGAACGATCAGGATAAAAGGTATATATTGACCGAATTTCAGTACGACGATTCCAATCTACATTAATGATCAATTTCAATATCCATTCGTGACATAGGTAGGCAAGGTAGCCGTTGATTGGCCCttacatttttttcattaatactATTTGCCCCCTTCAAAAACGAAAAGGTGGTCACCAAAGGTTTCTCattttttacccaaaaaatcTGTCATAGACGTGGTTTAATATTTGGCAAGCTCATAGTAgttagaaataaagaaattcAAGACTGTTagttaggaagaaaaaaaaaaaaaaacgtttctACTGTTTGCTCGGACATATATAGTTGGTTACTAAATGGTTGTGTTAATAAAAATGGTTGATATATTAATTCTTGGGTTGGACATATATTGTTGATCATGATGTATTACTAACTCCGATCGTTAATTAATTGCATTTATTTTGTTAGGTTATACGTACTCGGGTTGTGGTTTGTTAGATTAGCCACCGCCCTTGGTgttgttaattaattagctagGCTCTTTCTTACTCATAAAAAGGTTTTTGCCTCCATTcacttttctctaaaaaaaaatagtaacttcaaaatatatattctaactttttttagctttttctaTTACATCAAtaacattttattactattcaaaaacaaaaacacttaaaaaaccTTTATCAAACAAGTCCATAAATATTGAAAAGAGTATTACTTACTAGGGATATATATAACAGTTTTTACgacaaatattttacaaactAACGTGATAATTCACACACGTTAGTCAGtactaaacaattaaacatATATACCCATTATTATTGCTCAACTTTCTTACCTTTAAGATATTGCCACGTGAATTTGTAAGGGGGTTGTCGTAAAATCTAGTACCCTAATCAAGCATTTTTCTTATTATAAAGTGCTTGTTAAAAACATAATAGACCAATATACTCAcgtattaatataatatataacatagAGTTAGTGTGTATGATTCTCACATTATTGGTTGAGGTTCGATCCCGGGTGTTTGCGTAGGAATAGGCCATCCTATCCATTTCAATTTCATAGTTAAAATTAGATTATTTTACAATAACTAACAGTGTACAAGCATGCTGtcatcatttcaaaattttaaattacgtagtaacatatatatatatatatatattggatgaATAAAACCCtttataaaaccaaacaaaGCTTTACAACACTCCAGTCAAAACTGGAATCAAAATCCTAGTAGGAATATATCATATCACAacatatatttacatatattgTTAGAAGTTGTGAAATCTATTTAAAACCATAATCAAATGAATCATTTCCATTTCTAGCTAGTCTTGAAATGGAGAGATCAATCCTGTTCAGATTGTGTGACTGTGAAGAACAGTTCAAGCACTTAGGGTTTACCAATGCGCGCCCTACCACATTTAGAAAGTCCTCTCCTATTTGATGCACTTTCTCACATCTTAGCTTCCATATATCAATTTTCTTGGCAACTTAAAAATAAACTTGCTCAAATTAATTGAATTTAGCTTGTCCGTTCTCATTGGATTTGGAGAGGAAAGTGATCGATGAGGCTGGGGAAGGCATCGGCCGGCCATGGCCAGCAGCGTGGGGCCTGACGTCAAAGGAGAGCGTCTACGTGGTACCTAATTTCTTGACCTCCTTGAGCACTCCAAAAGATCGAGGTGAATTTCTAAGTATTAGATTTCTTTCTAGCTAGAACATCTTCACTGTGATTTTGAATTCCTCCCGTTGTTAATTTCTTAGCTGGAGAACAGTTGGAGATTGGAGAAGCTAGGTTTCGATCCCACTCAATGTGCACATGTATGAATCTAATAACTTCAACCATAATTGacctattaaataaaaaattaaaaaaataaagacaatttactaatatattttgttttttgtgtggaAGCTTCCGGCTTCACGACATGCACAGCTTGAATGACGTTCGTCTACAtgcattcatatatataatattggttTGGATGTGTTATTCGGACAGCAAATAACTGTGATAGTTGCTGTACTTTTGATGACTCCTagttattcttattattttacattatatttatcactattattaattaatttatcgaAAGCACACCCATGCAGATTTGTTAATTAAACACACATTGttagaaataaaatttattttacggtcaaaattttgttttttacgCTGcgtctaacatatatatatatatatatatatatatatatatatatatatatatatatatatatcaactatatataaaaattaatggagaggatcctgatcATATCACCGACCGCTTGCTGATTGCATGGAAAAcaaaactaataattaattaattaatttcatctCAACAAACGAGGAGCTTTAAAGGACTTTGTCACCTgatttttggtttggttttcttTAATTGCATTATATTCCCTTTCGTGATTGTGTTTTTCTACATTTTAGGGCTTCCTAAATAGGCCACTCGTGAATCCGTGATCATAAGGAGTCAAGAGGTTCTAATATGATCAATTTGTCTTTATTCGTTCAAGAACCGCCACGTCACTAACAGTAGAATATACCTGGCACATTGGCATTCTTCAGACAATCCAAGACTTTCGTCAAAAAGGATGGGAGCATTTCTGATCCATCGGATCAATATTCATGTCAACAAAATCAATAAATCATAGCCGTTGATACATCGTTAATTATTTCCATGTAATTGCCTCCAATATATGTTCGATCTATAAATAGTCCctcacatgcatatataattcACAAAGAGTAAGCTAAGAGATctcttacaaaaaaaacaattatcttTTCCCTACTGCTACATGGGGATCAACGGCAATATTGAGTTCATGCCGGAAAATGATCAGGGCATATCACCGGCGTCAGAGCGCGGGCCATGGAACAAGAAGATGGTGAAAATGCTGTACAAGGCCTTGGCACGTGGTGAGACAGAGACCATTGCTAGGTTAGTGGCTGCTGACCTTGAATGGTGGTACCATGGACCTCCACAATGCCAACACATGATGAAGATACTCACTGGGGAGTCGAGGCACAGAGAATTTAAGTTCAAACCTCGGAGCATCATGGCCATTGGCGACCGGGTGATCATGGAGGGATGGGACCGCGGATTGAAGGCCTACTGGGTGCACGTTTGGACGCTTGAGGAAGACATGATTGTTCAATTCCGTGAGTATTTCAACACGTGGCTC
Coding sequences:
- the LOC133878184 gene encoding short-chain dehydrogenase reductase 2a-like; protein product: MPTAEVMPEKTLQRIHLISKEKASPSPKRLDGKVAIITGGARGIGEATVRLFAKHGAQVVVADVEDVAGLVLAKSLSPSATYIHCNVSKEEDVKSLINSTVSQYGRLDILFNNAGVLGSQSKHDKSIIDFDAEEFDHIMRVNVRGTVLGMKHAARVMVPRRSGCIISTASVAGLMGGLGPHAYTASKHAVVGLTKNVACELGRHGIRVNCISPFGVATSMLINAWKGCEEDDDHDHDQEYCTKVGLPCGEEVEKMEEHVRGLANLKGATLKAKDIAEAALYLASEESKYVSGHNLVIDGGFTTCKNCVGL
- the LOC133878469 gene encoding wound-induced protein 1-like yields the protein MGINGNIEFMPENDQGISPASERGPWNKKMVKMLYKALARGETETIARLVAADLEWWYHGPPQCQHMMKILTGESRHREFKFKPRSIMAIGDRVIMEGWDRGLKAYWVHVWTLEEDMIVQFREYFNTWLTVLLRVSDTGDEIPVWQSEHRQRLKRSLPDLVLAF